A segment of the Terribacillus aidingensis genome:
ACGATCGACCAGCAGGTCATTAAACGTTCCTTCCTATCCCCAGAGAAAACAGTAAAACGTAAAATGCAGGAATGGTGGCTTGCCTTCCAGCTTGACCGTCAATACTCCAAGGAAGAAATCCTTGAGATGTATTTGAATAAAGTATTCTACGGCCAATATGCATACGGAGTGGCTACAGCTGCAGAAACGTATTTTGGTAAAGAGGATCTAAATGATCTTACACTGCCGGAAACAGCCTTACTAGCTGGTCTGCCGCAGCGTCCTACTGCTTACAACCCATTTGAAAACCCTGATCTTGCTCAGGAACGTATGAACACCGTGCTTGATTTGATGGTACAGCATGAGAAGATCACCCAGGCTGAAGCAGACGAAGCGAAAAAGACGAAAGTCGAAGATTTACTTACTGAAAAGCAGCCGCAATCTAATAAGTACGGAGCCTTCCTGGATCAAGTGCAAAAAGAGCTCAGTGAACGCTTTGAAGATACAGACCTAAACCTTGATGGGATGAAGATTTACACAACTCTGGATCCAGATGCACAAGAGACTGTGGAAAACGCTTTAAGTGATGAAAGCGGCATTTCATGGGTAGATGATAATCTTCAAGCTGGAATCACGCTGCTCGATACAAAGAGCAGTGCTATCCGTGCGATTGGCGGAAATAAAAATAATGAGCTTGGCGGGTTTAACTACGCAATACAAGGATCCAATCAGCCAGGTTCGAGTATGAAGCCGATAATTGATTATGCTCCCGCTATTGAAAATGGCGTGTATACATCTACTTATGAGCAAATTAATGATGAACCAATAACTATTGAAGAAGCTGGGGATTGGAAACCAAATAACTATGATGACCAATTCCATGGTTGGATGAGCGCAAGAACAGCGTTAGCAAAATCATATAATATTCCAGCCATTAAAACTTTCCAGGCAGTCGGTCTTGATAAAGCGAAGGAATTTGCCAATGGCCTTGGTTTGGAGTTTAAAGACGATACCATTCATTACTCTGATAGTATCGGCGGTTCTTCTGAATTTAGACCTATTGATTTAGCCGGTGCATATGCTGCATTTGGTAATGAAGGTATCTATACAGAACCGTACTCTATCAGTAAGATTGAATTCAGCGATGGCAGTACGTTGGATATGAAGCCTGAATCTGAAGCTGCAATGAGTGAATCTACTGCTTATATGGTGACTGACATGATGCGTTCTGTTATGACAGAAGGTACAGGGACATTAGCTAATGTTGCAGGCCTCGATATTGCAGGAAAAACTGGTACAACAAATAAAGATGGTCAAGAAGGCAGCCCTGACTCATGGATGAATGGATTGACCACAAACTACACGCTTTCCATCTGGACTGGTACACCGAATGATACTGTGATTGCAGGCGGCAGTGCCGGTACAAATGTCGCAAAATACTTGTTCAAGCAAATCATGACAGAAGTCCATGAAGGTAAGGACACGGAAAGCTTTAAAAAACCCAGCAGCGTAGTGGAGGCGAAAGTCGAAAGAGGCTCTCGCCCTGCTGCTTCTCCTAGTGCTGGCACCCCCTCTTCTGAAATCCTGACGGAATTATTCCTGAAGGGTAATCTTCCTGGTGCTACATCAGAAAGATATGAAGAAAAAGAAATAGCTCCGGTTACCGGACTTTCTGCAAGCTATGATGAAGCAAGCAACAGCATTAATATCAGCTGGAACTACGATGGCGATGCAAACTTCAGTGTAAGTGCCGATCCAAGCGGCTCTACATCCACATCTGACACTTCAGCGGTAATTGATAACGTTCAAGCTGGACAAACCTACAACATTGCAGTTACAGCATCAGTTGATGGTGAGACTAGTGAGGCAAAATCAACTTCTGTCACCGTCCCAGGTGGAGAAGAAAACGCAGAAGAAGAAGAAGAAAATCCTGCTGAAAATGCTGAGGATCAGCAAGATCAGAACAATGAAGATCAGCAAAATGAGGACGAGCAGAACCAAGATCAGAATGATGAACAGAATCAAGACCAAAACGCCGATGAAAACAATGACCAGAACAATGGTAACGGTAACGGAAATGAGAATAACAACGGCAACGGTAATAATAATGGAAATTCTGATCAAGGCGGGGAATCAGGCAATACCGAGGAAGAAGAAAACCCTAATGAAGGCGGTCAGGAAACTGATCCCGGCGGAGATGCTGAATCGGAAACTGATCAAGGTAATACAAACGAGCAGCAATAACAAAATATCAAACAAAAAAAGACAGTCACTTCAATTTGGAGTGACTGTCTTTTAATTTGCTTCGGCCTTTAGACGTTTCTTGCCTTCTCGGCAAATATCGTTCAAGGGACATGCCAGGCAGTTAGGGTTTCTTGCTTTACAATGATAGCGTCCGAAAAAAATCATGCGGTGATGTGTATCGCTCCACTCATCACGTGGTACCTTTTTCATCAATGTGTTTTCTACTTCGGTTACATTGTCCTTCCAGCGGCAAAAACCGAGCCGTTTGGATACACGCTCAACGTGGGTATCTACAGCAATGGCAGGCTCGTTGAAAGCAACCGATGCTACCACATTGGCTGTCTTGCGCCCTACTCCAGCTAGCTTGACTAATTCATCACGTGTGTCTGGTACAATTCCATCATATTGATCAAGCAGCGTCTGACAAAGCTTCTGGATATTCTTCGCCTTGTTGCGATAAAGACCGATAGAACGAATATCATGCTGCAGCTCTTCAAGTGGAACAGCTAGATAGTCTTCCGGTGTCTTATATTTTTCGAACAGATCTTTCGTTACTTTATTGACAAGGTTATCGGTACACTGCGCAGACAGCAGTACGGCGATCACCAGCTCGAATGGATTACGGTGGACCAGTTCACATGCTGCTTCCGGGAACATGTCTCGCATCACATCCAATGCTCGTCGTATCTGTGTTTTGTTCAGCATTGTATGCTTTTCCTCCTCAATCTTCTTCCAGCCAGTTATAGTAAATACTTACATCGCGGGCTGGTGCTTGCTGCTCTGAACGTACTGCAGCTGCTGTAGGCCGCTGGTTCTCATGAAATGATTTACTTTCCTTGCGAGCCTGGTCTACGGATCGGATACCTTTACGCTTCCATTCACGCAAAATACGATCTATATAGCGGAAATTCAATTTACTCATCAGTACTGCTTCTCGCAAAGCAGCTTTAATGAGGGATGGCGGCTGCATGTCTTCATCGAGCCATAATGTGACCGTTTCGATTTCAAAAGGTGACAATGGACGGCCGAATTCCTGCTCAAAAAGAATGAATATTGCAGCCTCTTCTTCTTTGTCTGTATTCTTTTCAGGTTCAGGATACACGGTTTCTGCAAACGCGAGATGCCATAATCCGTTCAGACTGTAAGCTTGGCTTCGCACATTTTCTTCCTGCACATCTTCAATCTGCAGCATATTACGCTGAACCAGCTTGCGTAAAACTAAGGCTACATCTCTTTCGGAAAGCGTTACTTTTTTGGCAAGTTGATCTGTAGTCGGAAACATGATACCTTGCTGCTGGAAAAAGCAAATATGCAAAATGACCATCATTTCCGTTTCATTCAAGCCAAGGGATACATATCTATTCATCAAAATACCGGGAAAGGAAAATGGATTTCCCAGCATTCGTTGGTAATTCAAGTCGTTATTCATCTGGGTTCTCCTTCCATTAATAGGACAATCCCTCGTCATTCGACAAGGGATCGTCAGGTAATCTATTTATTATGGGTATAGACGGTTCAAAAGACGTGGGAATGGTATAGTTTCGCGAACGTGCTCCACTCCGGAAAGCCAAGCAACTGTCCGCTCCAGACCAAGACCAAAGCCTGAGTGTGGTACACTGCCGTACTTGCGTAATTCCAAGTACCAGTTGTACGCATCGCTAGTCAGATTATGTTCTTCGTAGCGTTTTTCCATCAATTCAAGATCATCGATACGCTGAGATCCGCCGATGATTTCGCCATAGCCTTCTGGAGCAATTAAATCTGCACAAAGCACGACATCTTCCCGATTCGGATCTGGCTTCATGTAGAATGCTTTGATTGCAGCTGGGTAATGCGTGATGAATACTGGCTTGTCGAAGCTTTCAGCAATCGCAGTCTCATGCGGTGCTCCGAAATCTTCGCCCCACTCAATATCATCAAACCCTTTTTCCTTCAGTAATTCGATAGCTTTGTCGTACGTGATGCGCGGGAATGGCGCGGTAACTTTAGCCAATTTCTCTGTATCGCGTCCAAGGATTTCAAGGTCCAGTTTGCAGTTCTTCAGTACAGAAGCAACTAGGTGGCTGATGTAGTTCTCCTGGATTTCCAAGCTTTCTTCATGTTCAACGAAAGCCATTTCCGGCTCAATCATCCAAAATTCGATCAAATGACGTCTAGTTTTGGATTTTTCTGCACGGAATGTCGGACCAAAGGAGAATACTTTGTTGAATGCCATTGCAGCTGCTTCCATGTAAAGCTGTCCGCTTTGTGATAGATATGCTTCTTCGTCGAAGTATTTTGTATGGAACAATTCCGTCGTACCTTCTGCAGAGGAACCTGTCAGAATTGGCGGATCGATTTTCGTATAGCCATTTTCATGGAAGTATTCATACGTTGCACGGATGATTTCATTACGGATTTTCATCACCGCATGCTGTTTTTGGGAACGAAGCCACAGATGGCGGTTGTCCATCAAGAATTCAGTTCCATGCTCTTTTGGTGTGATCGGGTAATCTGTTGCTGCATGGATTACTTCCACATCACTGACCTGGATTTCATAACCGAAGGAAGAACGGCTGTCCTCTACTACTTTTCCTGTAACATAAAGGGATGTTTCCTGTGTCATGTTCTTGGCTGTCTGGAACACTTCCTCAGATACGTCGCTTTTCACGACGACACCTTGTACAAATCCAGTTCCGTCACGCAGCTGTAAAAATGCAATTTTACCGCTGGAACGTTTATTGCGGAGCCACGCTCCGATTGTTACTTCTTCTCCTACATGCTCACTAAGCTTTGCGATAGTTGTCTTCAAAAAGAACCCTCCATTGTCTGTCCTACATATGTAGTTGTATTATTGATATTGGTTAGATAGAGCATAGCTTTCCAGCTGCTCGGTACCATCTAGTGTGTAATAACTGTAGCCGAGGCGATCCTGTCCATCGCGGAATGTAAATTCCCATGCTGGTGCATCATCGTACAATCCAAGCCGGACATCATCCAATTGACAGTCCGCTCCGCACGCTGACTGCCAGCTAGTTTCTGCTTGCTGTTCATCAGCAGTATCTGTTGTATAAATGATCTGCTTAGGATCCTTCTCGCCCTTTTTGACATAAGCGATAGCATCTTCTCCATCAGCTTGCTTGCCTTTGACGACATGATGCACATGTTCGCCATTGAAACGTGTCACTTCATCTGCGGTTTCTAGATCCGTATTATCAAGTGCAAAGTCCTCTGAAGCTTCAAAGCCCTCTGTTCGTGCATTTTGTGCTGTGCTATAAACGTATATACCGCAGCCGAGGACAATGATCAAAACTGCTAAAGCACTGAAAATTGTGATCTTTGCCCATTTAGGTACGGTAAATCGTGAATATCGCCGTATCATGATCTTCCTCATCCAATGCTAATCCGAACATTAAGTCCTTCTCTTTCAGTGTACGGTTCAGTGAGTCAACCAGCTTGTACAGGTCGCTGCTGTATTGTACACGTACAGTGGACAATGTCTCCATCTTATTATTTTCCATCATCGTTACCTCCGAGCAATTCATTTACATGATTTGTTACTCATAGAGATGGCTTTCTGCAGCAAACTAATGTATGTTGAGAAGCAATCCAATTCTTATTATACCAGTTGTACTGGTGTAATTCTAAGACGAGTTCAAAGTTTTTTCAACAAAAATCTTCCTTCTCCCCAGCAGTTGTGCGTCCTAGTGGCGCACTTTTTTTATAGCCATTCCTCTGCTAGCTCCAAAAGTTCAGCTGTACTCTTATAATGTGTAGGTACATCTGGTATCGAAGCCGTGAAGTAACTGCCATATCTTGTCTTCATCATCCTGTCATCACAAACGAACACAATCCCTCTATCACTGGATGACCGAATCAGCCTGCCGAATCCTTGCTTGAAGCGGATGACTGCATTAGGTAATGCAAGCTCCATAAAGGCATTCTTTCCTTCTGCCTTCAATTTGGCTGCCTTTGCTTCATAAATTGGATGATCTGGAGGCTGGAATGGCAGCCTTACAATGACGAGACAGCTTAAATCTTCACCAGGAATATCGACGCCTTCCCAGAATGAACTGGTTCCGAACAGGATGGCCTTCTTATTGCTTTGGAAATTCTTTTTCAGCCGATCACGACTGCCGCTCGTAATACCTTGGGCGATCAAAGTATAATCCTGATCCTCTGTCAGTTCCTTCACAAGTCCATAAGCTTTTTTCAGCATATCATAGGAAGTGAACAATACTAGCATCCGCCCATCCGTAATGGCAGCAAGGCTCAGAATCGATTCACAAACCGCATAAATGAAAGGATAGTTATCCTTGCCTCGGACATCCGGAAAATCATTTGGGACAAGCAGCTGTACTTGCTCCTGATAAGAATAAGGAGAATCGAAACGTCTTGTTACGGTTTGTTCATCCAAGCCTAGCTGTTCCTGAATGAAAGCAAACGATTGCTTCATTGTTAAAGTTGCACTTGTGAGCACAACACTCTTCTTTTCCGAAAAGAAATGTTCCAGTAGCAAATCTGCAATTTCTAATGGTTCACTGTACAAGTAAACAGCGTTGCGCGCGCCGTACATATCGACTTCTATCCATTTCACTTCCTCATCGTCATACATAAGGAACATCCGTTCAATCGCATCAATGATAGTCTGCAGCTGATCCACTGCATTCCGAATGGAATCAGCAATCTTTTTATCCCCCTGCTTATCAGCGGATTTTGTCAGCTGAAGCAAATGGTGGATACAGTCTCGCACACCAAATAATAATCTGTTGCTCATTTCAGCTATTACTAGGACCTGCTTTGTCTGCCGAACATCCTCGAGCCGCAGCTGTAATCTGCCGATGTCGTTGGTTCCGAGCTTCTTTTTATGCTGGGACAAGACAAAATCATGGATGTAGCGGAACATGTCATCTGCTTCTTCTTTCGTCTGATCCCATAAACTTTGCCAAATCAGCATCTCTGCTTGTGTATTTGGAAGCTCATCCGTTGCTGTCTCATATACTTTATTCGCATGAGACAGCATGTGGTGGATGCTGACGTAATCCAATGCCAATCCAAAATGCTTCGCGGCTGTCGCCTCGAAATGATGTGCCTCATCGATAATGGCTCGCTGATACGATGGTAGGAGCTGGTATTCTTCTTGCATATCACTGCAAAGCAGCGCATGGTTCGTCACGATCACATCTGCCTGCCATGCTGCTTTTTTTGCCCGCTGATAAAACGAACGGGAAAACCATGGCGAAAATGGATCTTGCGTATCCTCTGCATCCGCAGACATATGCAGGAAAAACCGCTTCCCGCTGGAAGGCAGATTCACTTCATCAATATCACCAGTTTCAGTCATTGTCAGCCATACAAGTAAAATCGCTTTTGTAAGTACGATATCATAATTATCATTTGCTGTTTGCTGAAGCTCTGATTCGAAGCGGCTGAGACTTAAATAATGCTGCTTTCCCTTCAGCAGTGCAGCTTTAAAGGAAAACGGCAGAATACGCTGTAAAAGCGGAATTTCCTTGTCCATCAATTGTGCCTGCAGCTGCGTCAAATGAGTGCTGATAACGATCCGACTCTTTTCTTTTACTGCTGTGTATACTGCTGGCATAAGATAAGCAAGTGATTTTCCAGTACCCGTTTCTGCTTCCAGGAGAGCGTGTTTATTTGATTGGAAAACATCAAAGATCTGTTCACTCATCTCCAGCTGACTTTTTCTCGGCTCATAGCCCTTCATTCCCTCTGAAAGCCAGCCACTCTTTTGATACAGCTGATCCGCTATCTCACCGAAAGACTGGGTAATAACAGATACAGTATCATTTTCTTCCTGGACTTTCCGAAATGCCAGCCCTCGATAAACCTCAAGCCCATCGTCTTGTGTATCCTCGAATGCAAGTTCCTCCAAACGGTACTCAAGTAAGCCGCGTAAATCGCTCTTCAATGAGCGTTCGAGTGTTAGTAGATGAGAAATTGTCTCATAAGGCAGCTTTCCTAGCTCATCAAGAAGAGACAGCAGGAGTTCTGCCGTTACAAGCGTATCGGACAGCGCACGGTGAGGCTGATCATGTTCAAAAGAAAGGTGCTCACTAAGAACGCTTAATTTGTAGCTCGGTGCCGTTGGCAGTAGGATACGCGCCAACTCGACCGTATCCAGCACTGGGCGCTGGATTGGAGTAAGTCCCGCCTCTTCCAGAGCGCTGTTCAGAAACCGCAAATCAAAATTCGCATTATGAGCGACCACATAGCTATCTTTGAAGAAAGCAGAAATCTCTTCTGCTACATCTTCAAATTGCGGAGCACCAGCTACATCTTCATCCGTAATACCTGTCAGTTGGGAGATGAAAGGTGGAATCGGCATACCGGGATCCAGCATCGTCTGAAATTGATCTGTGATCACACGTCCTTGGATGACGACAATCCCGACCTCTATGATTTTATCGCCATTCGACGGCGCATGTCCTGTTGTTTCAAGATCCACCACTACAAATTTTTCCATACTCCACCCTCCATACTGCTTAGAAAAGAAAGACTCTTATCACAGATAAGAGTCTTATCGTACGATTCTTTTATGCCGTTACATCATAACAGTAAGCGGCGGTTCTTCCTCGATGATTTCCTGAATTGTATTATCTTCGTTCATCAGGGCGATCTTTGGCTTGAAGTCAGCCAGTTCTTCTTCAGATAGCATGGCATAGGAAACGATGATAACTACATCATCTTTTTGTACAAGACGTGCAGCTGCACCGTTTAGGCAGATGACACCGCTATGCCGCTCACCGGGGATGACATATGTTTCGAGACGAGCTCCATTATTATTGTTCACAATCTGCACTTTTTCATGAGGAAGTATGCCTACTTGTTCCAGAATGTGCGTATCGATCGTAATACTGCCAACATAATTCAAGTTTGCTTCCGTGACACGAGCACGATGTATCTTCGCCTTCATCATTGTGCGAAACATCTTATTATCCCCCTATATTAAAAACGGTCCATGATGGAGCCATCAGCTTCTAATACTAGATTGTCGATCAATCTTGCCTTGTCGAAATAGACAGCTGCAGCAATGATGATACGTGCATCTATTTCCCTGACAGGCTTCAAGGCCGGATATGACAAAATTTCAACGTAGTCTATTCTACCACTTGTTTGGCTGTTTATAAATTCTTTTACTGCAGATGCTACTTTTTCAGGATCCTTTGTTCCATCTTGGATGCTTTGTTTAGCTTGCTGCAGTGCGCGGTGAATAGCTGGAGCTTCTTGTCTCTCTTTCTCTGATAAATAGACGTTGCGGCTGCTTTTCGCTAATCCGTCTGCCTCGCGTACAGTCGGTACCGGAACCACTTCCAGCGGGAAATTAAGGTCGTGCACCAAAGCTTGTACAACTGCTACTTGCTGTGCATCCTTCAGCCCGAAATACGCTCTGTCCGGCTGAATTAAATGGAAAAGCTTCGATAAGACAGTAACCACACCATCAAAATGACCGGGTCTTGATCTGCCGCAGAGCACGTCTACTCTGTCAGCAACATGTAGTTTGATTGTACTGCTGCCTGGATACATGTCCGCTGCTTCTGGCATGAAGACGATATCGACGCCTTCTGCTTCCGCGATAGCCTGATCACGGACTGCATCTCGCGGATAAGTCTCAAAATCCTCGCCCTCACCAAATTGCAGCGGATTTACGAAAATGCTAAGCACGGTAATATCGTTCTCCGCCTTAGAGCGCTTCATCAAGGATTGATGCCCTTCATGCAAAAAGCCCATCGTCGCCACATAGCCAACTGATTTCTGCTCTTTCGCAAGCTGTGCCCTTTCTTGCTCTAACGCTTCTAGTGTCGAAATGATCTTCATATTCATTCTCCTAGTTTAGGTAATGCTGCTTCGTCCATTGTGAAGCTCTGATCGTCATTTGGAAAAATACTATTCCTTACATTTTCCCGATAAGTGGTGAAGACATCTGTGATAGTCTCGTTCAGGTCCGCATAGCTTACAGCAAATTTCGGCAGTCGATCTACTCCGTACCGGCTTACATCATGGAAAACGAGAACTTGGCCGTCAACATCGACACCAGCTCCTATTCCGATGACCGGGATGGAAATATCTTTAGCAATAAGCGCTGCTAACTGCTTCGGAACGCATTCCAGTACAACGGCAATCGCTCCGGCTGCTTCAACTTTGCGTGCATCCTCCAGCAGCTGTTTTGCTGTCTGTTCGTTTTTCCCTTGTACTTTATATCCACCGAGTATATGGACTGACTGCGGTGTCAGACCAAGATGACCGACAACCGGAATACCGCCTGTTGCTAATGCCTTGATGCTGTCTAGGATGACCTGATTTGCTCCTTCCAGCTTCAAAGCCTGTGCTCCGGTTTCCTGGAAGATGCGTTTCGCTTGCGGTATAGTTGCCTCAACCGATACATGATAAGTCATAAATGGCATATCTACTACAACAAACGTATCGTTTCCGCCGCGAGTGACGGCTTTTCCATGATGAATCATATCCTCCACTGTTACCGGGATGGTGGAGTCATATCCGAGTACGACCATACCTAATGAGTCGCCGACAAGGAGCATATCGATACCTGCCTGCTGCGCCAATTTTGCCGTTGGATAATCATAGGCAGTGACCATCGTAATTTTCTCGTTGTTTTCTTTCATCTTCTGAAAATCGAGTCTTGTTTTCATTTCGTTACTCCTCTCTCCATTCCAATTCAGCTGAATACAAACGCTGTGTACTGCCATCATCATTTTCAAGGATAAGCTCGCCGTCTTCCCCGATTCCCTTGAAAACTGCATAAAAGACAGTTGATGGAGTAGTTGCTTTCACACGGTGCCCGAGTCGTAAAGCATACTGCATCCATTCGTTCCTGATGATGTGGAAACCTTTTTTTATGTATAGCGAATAGACATCCTCGAACTCTTTCCAAATCAGATGAATGAGCTCTTGCCGCTTCCATTCCTTATCTGTCTCGATACGCAATGATGTTGCTTTATCGTGGATATCCGGCGCTATTTCCGCCGCAGTCTGATTGATGTTGATTCCGATACCCAGTACGATATGCTGAATATAATCCTGCTCTGCCTGCATCTCGGTCAGTATTCCAGCGAGCTTCTTGCCGCCCAGATAGATATCATTCGGCCATTTAATGCTAGCATCAATATCGTTCTGGCGGAATACGCGTGTGATGGCAACTGCTGCAGCCAACGTCAGCTGTGCTGCTTCCCGGGGTCCGAATTCAGGCCGGATGATTAAACTCATCCATATACCGGTTCCGGCTGGTGAATGCCAACTGCGTCCTTTTGTTCCCTTACCGCTTGTCTGCTGATCAGCGATGACAACAGTACCGTGAACTGCACCTTGATCCGCCAAAGATTTCGCCAAAACTTGGGTAGAATCAAGCTCTTCTTCAAAGATGATCTTGCGTCCGATCCATTCCGTATCCAGCTTCCAGTTCAGCGTATTTTTGCTGAGTTTGTCCGGCGATCGCTTAACTTGGTATCCTTTACGAGGAACAGCATCTATTTCATAGCCGTCTGCTTCCAACGCTTTCATATGCTTCCAGACTGCTGCCCTTGAGATACCGAGCTGTTCGGATAGGTTCTGGCCAGAAACATACGACGTCTTATGTTCCTGGAGAATTCTTATAAGACGATTACGTGTCGTGTCCATGGTAGACCCACTCCTTCAGCTGTTCTTTATCATTTGGCACCCTGTTTTCCACCACAGCTTTCTCCGCAGCGAGCAGCAGATCACGGATCCAGCTTCCTTTCTTTCTTTCTGGGAACCAGCTGATCAAGTCTGAACCGGAAATAGCCAATTCCGAACTATTTCGAATCGGAAGTGAATTTCTCAAAGTTGATAACTCATCCTGAATATCTATTTCCTTATAAATTTTCACAAGACGGCAGTAGCCAGTATCCAGATGAACTGGCAACTGATATACCGCCCATGCATCCAGGTCGCTTTGCAGTATGCGCACCAAATTTTGAGCGTCTTGTTTAACAGCATTGGAGAGCTTCCACTCTTTTACCCAATCAAGCACTGGCCTTGTGCTTAATAAAGAACAAAGCGCGACCCATTCTGCTAAACTGCCGAGAGGCACCATTTTGTTGGAAAGCTCACCCATTAGCTCAGGGTGATCCTTAAAAATCGGCATTGCTTCCCATAATCCCGAATCCTGCAGGAGCTGCACAGCTGTCTTCACATGTTTGCCGCGGCAT
Coding sequences within it:
- a CDS encoding PBP1A family penicillin-binding protein yields the protein MAEKGQSRASRRKQKKKKKPIWKKILLTIVLIGVLCVVAGGSVFAYYAATAPKLDEEKLSDPASNIVYDMNGDEFAELGSENRRKVTYDDLPQQLIDAVTATEDSRFFEHNGIDIIRTGGALVSNFKNGFGAEGGSTIDQQVIKRSFLSPEKTVKRKMQEWWLAFQLDRQYSKEEILEMYLNKVFYGQYAYGVATAAETYFGKEDLNDLTLPETALLAGLPQRPTAYNPFENPDLAQERMNTVLDLMVQHEKITQAEADEAKKTKVEDLLTEKQPQSNKYGAFLDQVQKELSERFEDTDLNLDGMKIYTTLDPDAQETVENALSDESGISWVDDNLQAGITLLDTKSSAIRAIGGNKNNELGGFNYAIQGSNQPGSSMKPIIDYAPAIENGVYTSTYEQINDEPITIEEAGDWKPNNYDDQFHGWMSARTALAKSYNIPAIKTFQAVGLDKAKEFANGLGLEFKDDTIHYSDSIGGSSEFRPIDLAGAYAAFGNEGIYTEPYSISKIEFSDGSTLDMKPESEAAMSESTAYMVTDMMRSVMTEGTGTLANVAGLDIAGKTGTTNKDGQEGSPDSWMNGLTTNYTLSIWTGTPNDTVIAGGSAGTNVAKYLFKQIMTEVHEGKDTESFKKPSSVVEAKVERGSRPAASPSAGTPSSEILTELFLKGNLPGATSERYEEKEIAPVTGLSASYDEASNSINISWNYDGDANFSVSADPSGSTSTSDTSAVIDNVQAGQTYNIAVTASVDGETSEAKSTSVTVPGGEENAEEEEENPAENAEDQQDQNNEDQQNEDEQNQDQNDEQNQDQNADENNDQNNGNGNGNENNNGNGNNNGNSDQGGESGNTEEEENPNEGGQETDPGGDAESETDQGNTNEQQ
- the nth gene encoding endonuclease III; protein product: MLNKTQIRRALDVMRDMFPEAACELVHRNPFELVIAVLLSAQCTDNLVNKVTKDLFEKYKTPEDYLAVPLEELQHDIRSIGLYRNKAKNIQKLCQTLLDQYDGIVPDTRDELVKLAGVGRKTANVVASVAFNEPAIAVDTHVERVSKRLGFCRWKDNVTEVENTLMKKVPRDEWSDTHHRMIFFGRYHCKARNPNCLACPLNDICREGKKRLKAEAN
- a CDS encoding DnaD domain-containing protein translates to MNNDLNYQRMLGNPFSFPGILMNRYVSLGLNETEMMVILHICFFQQQGIMFPTTDQLAKKVTLSERDVALVLRKLVQRNMLQIEDVQEENVRSQAYSLNGLWHLAFAETVYPEPEKNTDKEEEAAIFILFEQEFGRPLSPFEIETVTLWLDEDMQPPSLIKAALREAVLMSKLNFRYIDRILREWKRKGIRSVDQARKESKSFHENQRPTAAAVRSEQQAPARDVSIYYNWLEED
- the asnS gene encoding asparagine--tRNA ligase, which translates into the protein MKTTIAKLSEHVGEEVTIGAWLRNKRSSGKIAFLQLRDGTGFVQGVVVKSDVSEEVFQTAKNMTQETSLYVTGKVVEDSRSSFGYEIQVSDVEVIHAATDYPITPKEHGTEFLMDNRHLWLRSQKQHAVMKIRNEIIRATYEYFHENGYTKIDPPILTGSSAEGTTELFHTKYFDEEAYLSQSGQLYMEAAAMAFNKVFSFGPTFRAEKSKTRRHLIEFWMIEPEMAFVEHEESLEIQENYISHLVASVLKNCKLDLEILGRDTEKLAKVTAPFPRITYDKAIELLKEKGFDDIEWGEDFGAPHETAIAESFDKPVFITHYPAAIKAFYMKPDPNREDVVLCADLIAPEGYGEIIGGSQRIDDLELMEKRYEEHNLTSDAYNWYLELRKYGSVPHSGFGLGLERTVAWLSGVEHVRETIPFPRLLNRLYP
- a CDS encoding DUF5590 domain-containing protein, which translates into the protein MIRRYSRFTVPKWAKITIFSALAVLIIVLGCGIYVYSTAQNARTEGFEASEDFALDNTDLETADEVTRFNGEHVHHVVKGKQADGEDAIAYVKKGEKDPKQIIYTTDTADEQQAETSWQSACGADCQLDDVRLGLYDDAPAWEFTFRDGQDRLGYSYYTLDGTEQLESYALSNQYQ
- a CDS encoding YpmA family protein gives rise to the protein MENNKMETLSTVRVQYSSDLYKLVDSLNRTLKEKDLMFGLALDEEDHDTAIFTIYRT
- the dinG gene encoding ATP-dependent DNA helicase DinG: MEKFVVVDLETTGHAPSNGDKIIEVGIVVIQGRVITDQFQTMLDPGMPIPPFISQLTGITDEDVAGAPQFEDVAEEISAFFKDSYVVAHNANFDLRFLNSALEEAGLTPIQRPVLDTVELARILLPTAPSYKLSVLSEHLSFEHDQPHRALSDTLVTAELLLSLLDELGKLPYETISHLLTLERSLKSDLRGLLEYRLEELAFEDTQDDGLEVYRGLAFRKVQEENDTVSVITQSFGEIADQLYQKSGWLSEGMKGYEPRKSQLEMSEQIFDVFQSNKHALLEAETGTGKSLAYLMPAVYTAVKEKSRIVISTHLTQLQAQLMDKEIPLLQRILPFSFKAALLKGKQHYLSLSRFESELQQTANDNYDIVLTKAILLVWLTMTETGDIDEVNLPSSGKRFFLHMSADAEDTQDPFSPWFSRSFYQRAKKAAWQADVIVTNHALLCSDMQEEYQLLPSYQRAIIDEAHHFEATAAKHFGLALDYVSIHHMLSHANKVYETATDELPNTQAEMLIWQSLWDQTKEEADDMFRYIHDFVLSQHKKKLGTNDIGRLQLRLEDVRQTKQVLVIAEMSNRLLFGVRDCIHHLLQLTKSADKQGDKKIADSIRNAVDQLQTIIDAIERMFLMYDDEEVKWIEVDMYGARNAVYLYSEPLEIADLLLEHFFSEKKSVVLTSATLTMKQSFAFIQEQLGLDEQTVTRRFDSPYSYQEQVQLLVPNDFPDVRGKDNYPFIYAVCESILSLAAITDGRMLVLFTSYDMLKKAYGLVKELTEDQDYTLIAQGITSGSRDRLKKNFQSNKKAILFGTSSFWEGVDIPGEDLSCLVIVRLPFQPPDHPIYEAKAAKLKAEGKNAFMELALPNAVIRFKQGFGRLIRSSSDRGIVFVCDDRMMKTRYGSYFTASIPDVPTHYKSTAELLELAEEWL
- the panD gene encoding aspartate 1-decarboxylase, with amino-acid sequence MFRTMMKAKIHRARVTEANLNYVGSITIDTHILEQVGILPHEKVQIVNNNNGARLETYVIPGERHSGVICLNGAAARLVQKDDVVIIVSYAMLSEEELADFKPKIALMNEDNTIQEIIEEEPPLTVMM